The following proteins are encoded in a genomic region of Herminiimonas arsenicoxydans:
- a CDS encoding Conserved hypothetical protein (Evidence 4 : Homologs of previously reported genes of unknown function) → MNYVQKAMLGGLALLLTACAALMPPPVQVGETEAQVIAKRGQPTARIPDVNGYLLEYTRNPWGQATDMARFDRNGRLVSYEQVLTTEKFATIKPGVSTKTDVLRTIGHPSETSYLPRLQLEVWSYPYKEAGVWNSVMHVHFNNNGIVNKMENGPDLRFDRDGKFGFGFGAM, encoded by the coding sequence ATGAATTATGTTCAAAAAGCAATGTTGGGCGGATTAGCCCTGCTGCTCACTGCCTGCGCTGCTCTCATGCCGCCACCGGTCCAGGTCGGCGAGACCGAGGCTCAGGTCATTGCCAAACGCGGGCAACCGACTGCGCGCATTCCCGACGTGAACGGCTATCTGCTGGAATACACACGCAATCCCTGGGGACAGGCCACAGACATGGCGCGCTTCGACCGCAATGGCAGGCTGGTTTCATACGAACAAGTACTGACGACGGAGAAATTCGCCACCATCAAACCAGGCGTATCGACCAAAACCGACGTGTTGCGCACCATAGGCCATCCTTCTGAAACATCCTATTTGCCACGCCTGCAACTGGAAGTCTGGAGCTATCCTTACAAGGAAGCTGGCGTGTGGAACTCGGTGATGCATGTTCACTTCAACAACAATGGCATCGTCAACAAGATGGAAAACGGACCGGATCTGCGTTTCGATCGTGACGGCAAATTCGGCTTCGGTTTTGGTGCCATGTAA
- a CDS encoding putative transporter of the major facilitator superfamily (Evidence 3 : Function proposed based on presence of conserved amino acid motif, structural feature or limited homology; Product type pt : putative transporter) codes for MNGNQTSASNIQSAKGYKNRWMQLVIGIACMAFMANLQYGWTLFVTPIDNAHHWGKAAIQLAFSIFIVTETWLVPIEGYLVDKFGPRPVVAVGAVCAGLGWVLNSYATSLPMLYFAAVVSGIGAGCVYGTCVGNALKLFPDRRGLAAGLTAAGFGAGAAITVIPIANMIQASGYEKTFFTFGIIQGVCILVLSMLLIKPVAPKSALAKVGSSVASDYTTKQMLKSPVFWVLYVMFVLVASGGLMATAQIGPIATDFGIAALPMTLFGATLPLLTMTLSIDNVANGLTRPLCGFVSDKIGRENTMFIVFIGEGLALLGLMKFGHNPYAFMAFAAMVFLCWGEIFSIFPAICADIFGSKFAAGNSGTLYTAKGTAALLVPLASVLSAGGGWSRVFVVAAIITILAGLSAKLILSPMRKRMMANDAVQDLALEGERVAA; via the coding sequence ATGAATGGAAATCAAACAAGCGCATCGAATATTCAGAGCGCAAAAGGATACAAAAATCGCTGGATGCAACTTGTCATCGGTATTGCCTGCATGGCTTTTATGGCGAACCTGCAATATGGCTGGACTTTGTTCGTCACGCCTATCGACAATGCGCATCATTGGGGCAAGGCGGCAATTCAACTCGCATTTTCCATTTTTATCGTGACGGAAACCTGGCTGGTTCCTATCGAAGGGTATCTGGTCGATAAATTTGGTCCGCGCCCCGTGGTGGCAGTCGGGGCGGTGTGCGCAGGCCTGGGTTGGGTGCTTAATAGTTATGCCACATCCTTGCCTATGCTGTATTTCGCAGCGGTTGTCAGCGGGATTGGTGCCGGTTGCGTCTATGGTACGTGCGTTGGCAATGCGTTGAAATTGTTCCCGGATCGTCGCGGTCTGGCTGCCGGTCTGACTGCAGCCGGTTTTGGTGCCGGTGCTGCCATCACGGTGATTCCCATTGCGAACATGATCCAGGCCTCGGGATATGAGAAAACATTTTTCACGTTCGGCATTATTCAGGGCGTTTGCATTCTCGTTCTGTCCATGCTGTTGATCAAGCCTGTCGCGCCCAAATCTGCGTTGGCAAAAGTGGGTTCCTCTGTAGCGTCTGACTACACCACCAAACAAATGCTCAAGTCGCCGGTTTTCTGGGTCTTGTATGTGATGTTCGTGTTGGTAGCTTCGGGCGGTTTGATGGCAACCGCGCAAATTGGTCCGATCGCAACCGACTTCGGTATTGCAGCCTTGCCGATGACCTTGTTCGGCGCAACATTGCCCTTGCTGACCATGACTTTGTCTATCGATAACGTGGCCAATGGCTTGACTCGTCCCTTGTGTGGCTTTGTTTCCGACAAAATCGGCCGTGAGAACACCATGTTCATCGTCTTCATCGGCGAAGGCCTTGCGTTACTGGGGCTGATGAAGTTTGGCCACAACCCGTATGCATTCATGGCGTTTGCTGCAATGGTCTTTCTATGCTGGGGCGAGATTTTCTCGATTTTCCCGGCGATTTGCGCGGATATCTTCGGTAGCAAGTTTGCAGCCGGTAACTCAGGCACGCTGTATACCGCCAAAGGTACTGCGGCATTGCTGGTGCCTCTGGCATCGGTGTTGTCTGCCGGCGGTGGCTGGAGTCGTGTATTCGTGGTTGCCGCAATCATCACCATTTTGGCCGGCTTGTCGGCAAAACTGATCTTGTCGCCCATGCGTAAACGAATGATGGCAAATGATGCGGTTCAGGATCTGGCGCTGGAAGGTGAGCGTGTTGCGGCGTAA
- a CDS encoding Hypothetical protein (Evidence 5 : No homology to any previously reported sequences), with the protein MRNRAAIETSAIIIETLIIDLRALNVRQRFGERQLLREQQSKGKPDINKKARFHQREQSQQCMEANEAGKASQIWRIDYKSIQKNACCIRH; encoded by the coding sequence ATGCGGAACCGCGCCGCCATCGAAACAAGCGCCATCATCATAGAGACACTGATAATCGACTTGCGCGCGCTTAATGTTCGTCAACGTTTCGGCGAACGCCAACTGCTGCGCGAACAGCAGAGCAAAGGCAAGCCAGACATTAACAAGAAAGCGCGATTTCATCAGCGAGAACAATCACAACAATGCATGGAAGCGAACGAAGCGGGTAAAGCAAGCCAGATTTGGCGCATCGATTATAAATCCATTCAGAAAAATGCGTGCTGCATACGACATTGA
- a CDS encoding Conserved hypothetical protein (Evidence 4 : Homologs of previously reported genes of unknown function): protein MTHGFKVGDHVSWNSEAGRVSGKIIKVHTKEVIYKGYTHHASTAEPQYEIQSDKTDHIALHKGTALQKISV from the coding sequence ATGACACATGGATTTAAAGTCGGCGATCACGTGAGCTGGAATTCGGAAGCGGGACGCGTCTCGGGGAAAATCATCAAGGTGCATACGAAGGAAGTGATTTATAAGGGTTATACGCATCACGCCAGCACAGCGGAGCCGCAATATGAAATCCAGAGTGATAAAACAGATCACATAGCCTTGCATAAAGGGACGGCACTTCAAAAAATAAGCGTTTGA
- a CDS encoding Conserved hypothetical protein (Evidence 4 : Homologs of previously reported genes of unknown function): MSADEMNRDPAPIKPLICTIGHSNRSLEAFLALLQSNQIVHVLDVRTVPRSRHNPQFNRDVLPEALEEVGIAYTHLPGLGGLRHARPDSPNTGWRNLSFRGYADYMQSAEFADGVDWIVELARTERCVLMCAEAVPWRCHRSMIGDALLVRGVRVEDIIGPKERRPHVLTAFAHVEEMQITYPPIDAKELPINPEGVES; encoded by the coding sequence ATGAGTGCCGATGAGATGAATCGCGATCCTGCACCGATAAAGCCGCTGATTTGCACGATCGGTCATTCCAACCGTTCGCTGGAAGCGTTTCTCGCTTTGTTGCAGAGCAATCAAATTGTGCATGTACTTGATGTGAGAACGGTGCCGCGTTCGCGCCATAATCCGCAATTCAATCGGGATGTCCTGCCTGAGGCATTAGAGGAAGTGGGCATTGCATATACTCATCTTCCCGGCCTTGGCGGTTTGCGTCATGCGCGCCCGGACTCTCCCAATACCGGCTGGCGCAATCTTTCGTTCAGGGGGTATGCGGATTACATGCAATCAGCGGAATTTGCCGATGGTGTTGACTGGATTGTGGAGCTGGCACGCACTGAGCGCTGCGTTTTGATGTGCGCCGAAGCGGTGCCGTGGCGCTGTCATCGATCAATGATCGGCGATGCCCTGCTGGTGCGTGGCGTTCGGGTAGAGGACATTATCGGGCCGAAGGAGCGCAGGCCGCATGTGCTTACCGCGTTTGCACATGTTGAAGAGATGCAGATTACCTATCCGCCCATCGATGCGAAAGAGTTGCCTATCAATCCGGAAGGAGTTGAGTCATGA
- a CDS encoding Putative phage integrase (Evidence 3 : Function proposed based on presence of conserved amino acid motif, structural feature or limited homology; Product type h : extrachromosomal origin) → MAKMTVQQVAALKAKDKPYKRNVDNGLQLRIATNGVKTWVIQYVVNGKQREYRLSRPYGTNTDDGHLSLLDARNEAAKIRALARDGIDFQIQKEEAKVADTAKRAEADAENLTTQNLFDEWVITTDRKDKGAELRRLFARDVLPKVGTKALKSLAEKDMRGILDAVVNRGSDRMAVMLLSDLKQMFRWAEKRRPWKKLIDDNPIEHLEAKRITSADYDGAERTRTLSADEIKELADKLPDAGLLKRTEICMWIMLSCCCRIGEVIKARWEHIDLDAGIWTIPKENAKNKMAHTIYLSAFALPRFRELKQLSGKSTWCFPREDDEMHVCIKSTTKQIRDRQKPPGGKPMSNRSKKADALILTAGDWVPHDLRRTGATMMQSLGVVPDVIERCLNHVEPNKLRRTYQTYDYATEKQEAWQLLGDRLSLILNPAGNVIVLRKA, encoded by the coding sequence ATGGCAAAAATGACGGTACAGCAAGTAGCGGCACTAAAAGCCAAAGATAAGCCCTATAAACGGAATGTTGATAATGGCTTGCAACTTCGCATCGCCACGAACGGGGTAAAGACCTGGGTTATCCAATACGTTGTTAATGGCAAGCAGCGCGAATACCGATTATCAAGGCCATACGGCACAAACACTGATGACGGCCACTTGTCATTACTCGATGCCCGCAATGAAGCAGCAAAAATCCGCGCACTTGCACGAGATGGCATTGACTTTCAAATCCAGAAAGAAGAAGCCAAAGTCGCAGACACTGCTAAACGTGCTGAAGCTGACGCCGAAAATCTAACCACTCAAAACTTATTCGACGAATGGGTTATCACCACCGACCGCAAAGACAAAGGCGCAGAGCTGCGGCGCTTGTTCGCTCGTGATGTACTGCCCAAAGTCGGCACCAAGGCGCTCAAATCCTTAGCAGAGAAGGACATGCGCGGCATCCTAGATGCTGTCGTCAATCGAGGCTCCGATCGCATGGCCGTTATGCTGCTGTCCGACCTAAAGCAGATGTTTCGATGGGCTGAGAAGCGCAGGCCATGGAAAAAACTCATCGACGATAACCCGATCGAACACCTAGAAGCAAAGCGCATCACGTCTGCCGACTACGACGGAGCCGAGCGCACTCGCACCCTATCCGCTGACGAAATTAAAGAACTGGCCGACAAGCTGCCAGATGCCGGCCTGCTGAAACGCACGGAAATTTGTATGTGGATCATGCTGTCCTGCTGCTGTCGCATTGGCGAAGTCATCAAGGCCCGGTGGGAACATATAGACCTTGATGCCGGCATATGGACAATCCCGAAAGAGAACGCCAAAAACAAAATGGCGCACACCATCTACCTGTCGGCATTCGCCCTTCCCCGTTTTCGCGAACTGAAGCAACTATCCGGTAAAAGCACGTGGTGTTTCCCGCGTGAGGACGACGAAATGCACGTTTGCATCAAGTCCACTACAAAGCAGATACGTGACCGACAAAAGCCGCCGGGTGGCAAGCCAATGTCGAACCGCAGCAAGAAAGCCGATGCGCTTATTTTAACTGCTGGGGATTGGGTTCCGCATGACCTTCGCAGAACCGGCGCGACCATGATGCAAAGCTTGGGAGTGGTACCAGACGTTATCGAGCGCTGCCTAAATCACGTCGAACCGAACAAGCTACGCAGGACGTACCAGACCTACGACTACGCAACTGAAAAGCAAGAGGCATGGCAACTGCTGGGCGACCGACTGTCGTTGATTTTGAACCCTGCGGGCAACGTCATCGTCTTGCGGAAGGCTTAG
- a CDS encoding Hypothetical protein (Evidence 5 : No homology to any previously reported sequences), whose protein sequence is MCLNVINLVARSPDIVGRLIFALNFRSILRSQQVLQRLKFLKCMGYRFLKKENWYV, encoded by the coding sequence ATGTGTTTAAATGTAATTAATTTAGTTGCGCGATCACCGGATATTGTGGGCCGTCTTATATTTGCGCTAAACTTTAGAAGCATACTAAGATCCCAGCAAGTCTTGCAGCGGCTGAAATTTTTGAAGTGTATGGGCTATAGATTTTTGAAGAAAGAAAATTGGTATGTTTAA
- the vsr gene encoding Very short patch repair protein (DNA mismatch endonuclease) (Vsr mismatch endonuclease) (Evidence 2a : Function of homologous gene experimentally demonstrated in an other organism; PubMedId : 2198248, 1944537, 10871403, 10612397; Product type e : enzyme), with translation MDIVDSLTRSRMMAGIRSKNTLPERLVRSFLHARGFRYRIHDKKLPGKPDIVLPKHCVVIFIHGCFWHQHPACKNAVKPKTNSQKWIQKFSDNEERDQRNLLALKALGWRVIVLWECGLGRKISDDQLGWLPDAIRSSAFDYLEWPVIVVTS, from the coding sequence ATGGACATAGTCGACTCTTTAACGCGATCTCGAATGATGGCGGGAATTCGATCTAAAAATACTCTTCCAGAGAGATTGGTGCGCTCATTTTTACACGCGAGAGGTTTCAGATACCGGATTCACGATAAAAAGCTCCCAGGTAAGCCGGATATAGTCCTTCCTAAACATTGTGTTGTGATATTTATTCACGGATGTTTTTGGCATCAACATCCTGCTTGCAAGAACGCAGTGAAGCCTAAAACTAATTCGCAAAAATGGATACAGAAATTTTCAGATAATGAAGAGCGCGACCAAAGAAATCTACTGGCACTCAAAGCCCTAGGCTGGAGAGTAATTGTTTTGTGGGAGTGCGGCTTGGGACGGAAAATTTCTGATGATCAGCTTGGCTGGTTGCCAGATGCAATCCGATCATCAGCATTCGATTATTTGGAATGGCCGGTTATTGTCGTTACATCCTAG
- a CDS encoding Putative modification methylase AgeI (Cytosine-specific methyltransferase AgeI) (Evidence 3 : Function proposed based on presence of conserved amino acid motif, structural feature or limited homology; Product type pe : putative enzyme): MTQTNTENSIPIVDLFAGPGGLGEGFSGLSKNAFHIAISAEMEESAHQTLRLRAYYRLLKKKGVEALRPYYLFCNGVTALPYDEKSSPDWEEAGREALRLTLGDEDDNLRLDHLLKEMKIGADKPWVLIGGPPCQAYSLVGRSRNMGTSNYKPEQDHRHFLYKEYLKIIQRYRPAVFVMENVKGILSASVGGKLIFETILRDLANPDLAIGKKMNRGGYRIHSLTCKTYFDRTMNPDEIDPRDFIIRAEEYGIPQARHRVILVGVREDIDITPDVLKHASELQTVEDALQTLPHLRSRLSKQADSPELWAKAVNQHLKDLRNATVNKKEMADVRIALGEYAGKIPSNLDSGALRYPKDPEILPPDTQLHKWYADKNLKVWLNHEARSHMTSDLGRYAYAAVFAKARKRSPAGHSEFNLLDTLRPKHENWESGKFKDRFRVQLQHSPSTTVTSHISKDGHYFIHPDPAQCRSLTVREAARLQTFPDNYFFCGNRTQQFHQVGNAVPPLLARHIAKIVKTVVDKI, encoded by the coding sequence ATGACCCAGACAAACACTGAAAATTCCATCCCGATTGTTGATCTGTTTGCAGGTCCAGGCGGGCTAGGCGAGGGATTTTCCGGATTATCAAAAAATGCATTTCACATCGCAATTTCTGCTGAAATGGAAGAATCCGCACATCAAACCTTGCGGCTCCGCGCTTACTACCGCCTACTGAAAAAAAAGGGAGTAGAAGCGCTTCGCCCATACTATCTTTTTTGCAATGGAGTGACAGCTCTTCCATACGATGAAAAATCTTCTCCGGATTGGGAGGAAGCTGGCCGGGAGGCATTACGGCTTACGCTAGGGGATGAAGACGACAATCTGCGGCTCGACCACTTGTTAAAAGAAATGAAAATTGGCGCAGATAAGCCATGGGTGCTTATTGGCGGACCGCCTTGCCAAGCATATTCTCTTGTGGGGCGCTCTCGAAATATGGGTACTTCGAATTACAAGCCGGAACAGGATCACCGACATTTTCTGTATAAAGAATATTTAAAGATAATCCAGCGCTACAGACCCGCAGTGTTTGTCATGGAGAACGTCAAAGGCATTTTATCCGCATCTGTCGGAGGAAAACTTATATTCGAAACAATACTACGCGACCTAGCCAACCCTGACTTGGCAATCGGGAAAAAAATGAACCGGGGCGGCTATCGGATTCACTCTCTTACCTGCAAGACTTACTTTGATCGAACGATGAACCCGGATGAGATTGACCCCCGGGATTTCATAATCCGAGCGGAAGAGTACGGCATTCCTCAGGCACGTCATCGAGTTATTTTAGTAGGGGTTAGGGAAGATATCGATATAACTCCGGACGTTTTAAAGCACGCCTCAGAATTACAAACAGTCGAAGATGCTCTTCAAACACTGCCTCACCTGCGGAGTCGACTAAGCAAACAAGCGGATAGCCCAGAACTATGGGCAAAGGCTGTGAATCAGCATTTAAAAGATTTAAGAAATGCTACGGTAAATAAAAAAGAAATGGCTGATGTTCGAATTGCACTAGGGGAGTATGCAGGCAAGATTCCTTCGAACTTAGATTCAGGTGCGCTCAGATATCCGAAAGATCCAGAAATACTGCCCCCTGATACACAGCTTCATAAATGGTATGCAGATAAAAATCTCAAGGTATGGCTTAACCATGAAGCTCGTTCCCATATGACCAGCGATTTAGGAAGATACGCTTATGCTGCAGTTTTTGCCAAAGCTCGGAAACGTTCGCCTGCCGGCCATTCAGAATTCAATCTGCTCGACACCCTTCGTCCCAAGCATGAAAACTGGGAAAGTGGAAAATTCAAAGACAGATTTCGTGTGCAACTTCAACATTCTCCGTCGACAACGGTAACAAGCCATATCTCGAAAGATGGCCATTATTTTATCCACCCTGATCCAGCTCAGTGTCGCAGTCTTACGGTACGCGAAGCGGCCAGGCTTCAAACTTTTCCCGACAACTATTTCTTTTGCGGAAATAGGACTCAGCAATTTCATCAGGTG